The stretch of DNA CATGGGGCCGGGTGATATTCTTTTCGGGGAGGACCAGGACGTTCGCCCCATGCCCTACGGAATTTACAAAGGTAAAAAAGGACATGATGCAGGCAATATCGGCGATGGGCCGGTAACCCTCCTCGTTATCCAATCCGCCAATTCGCCCGTCATCAACCGTCCCTGTCGGTATTACTGATCGGCTACGGCCTCGTTTCGCCTGCGCCAGAAATTGCACAATCCCATGCCGATAATGCCTGTCAGCATACCAAAGGCTGTGGAACTCAATTGATTCGGCGGCAGGAACGACATGAGAAACCCGCTGATGCCCCCAAGCCCGAACGCCAAGGTTCCCATGAGGGCGGAGGCGGAGGCGGCCTGATGTCCATGATGGCTCAGCGCCAAAACTGTGGCGTTCGGCCCGATGAAGCCGAGCGTGAAGGTCGTACACATAATGAGGGCACAGATAGGCCAAGGATTATGTACCCCGACCCATGACGTGGAACTGACGGCTAGAAGCAACAGCCCGAACATCAAACTCGCGGCCAATGCACCTTCCATCACACGCGTGAAGGCGAATTTGTGTGAGAGATAACCGTTGATCTGCGTCGCTAAAATAAAGCCACCGGCATTGATGCCGAAAAATACCGCGAAGGCGTGGGGCGTGAAACCTAGCAGATGTTCGAAAAGCTGCGGCGCGTTGGAGAGATAAGCGAACATGACGAACGTGCTGAAGCTGGAGAGCAGTGCCGCGGAAATAAAGACCGGCTCTTTCGCCAAGCTGATATAGCGCCGTAAGATTTCGACTGGCGGTAACGCATTGCGATGCTGTGGGGGAAGCGTATCGGGCAATATCAAAAGGCATGATAGAAACAAGAGCAGTGCGGCGACGGCCCCCGCCCAAAAGATCAAACGCCAACTTCCGAATTCTAAGAGAATGCTGCCCAATGACGGGGCCAGAATAGGGCCAACGCCAAAAACGAGCGTTAATTGAGACATCAGTTTGACGGCTTCCCGCCCTGTCGCGACATCCCGCACGATCGCGCGGGGTGCAACGCTACTGATCGAACCGCCGAGCGCGGTAATAAAGCGCAGGCAACAAAATACCGTATAATTGCTGGTAACGGCCAGAAGGGCCGAAGCGACCATATAAATGAGCAACCCGGCTAGTAATGGATGCCGACGGCCGAAACGGTCTGATAGAGGACCGAGACAGAATTGGCCGACCGCCAAACCGACGAACCAAGCCGCCAAGGTAATCTGCGCGGAGCCGGCTCCATGCCCTAAGTCGCGTTCCAGTTCAGGAAAGGCCGGGAGATACATATCCGTAGAAAGCGGGCCGATGGTGCTGACTAAGCCAAGTAAAATGATCTGACCGCGAGATAAACGGAACGGTGTGGAAGTTTGTGAGGAGCAGGACACAGAAAAGCAATCCATTGGAAATCGGACGCGAGCCGCTTCGATAAAGAATCGAGGAACAAAAAAAAGAAGGTTCGCGGGCGCGCTATGATGCAGGCTTCCACGTATTTTTGTCGCAAATCGATTTTCTCAAAAAAAGCGAATCTGCTGACTTTTATCCAAGTGACAGCCAATGCGCCACCGAGCGTGCATGTCCGATAAAAATTTTGCTGAGATTGTTTTGCTAAAATTGTGGGAGAGAGTTTTTGCGAAGCTCTTGATTCGTAAATTTGAAAAGTGACGATAAAGAAAATTCCTCGAAAATATATTTTACACTTTAAAAATGAAGATTAACTCCGAATAGATTATTTTGTTATTATCAACATTATAAAATATCGCAAATAACAGATTCTAGTTAGTGATTATATTTTTAGGGTTGGCCATCCGCTTCAGAAATGCATTGTAATAAATTCTTCACTAACAAAGTTGATAAATTGTGTGTAATTGTTAAGAAATATAGAATGTTCAAAAAAATAATAAAACAGATTGTAACTCACGTTACCAAAAGTAACTATGTTATATAAAATCAAATTTATGAATTTGGACGAAATAAAATTTCCTCGAAATCATAAATACAGACGTATTATTATGCGTCTCGTTCGTTGCGTGTCGTTCACGCAACGAGACGGTATCTTGTTCTTGAAATATAACGACATACTATTGCGACACTAAATCAATAAAAATACTGTCTCGCTCAATCCTGGGGAATTGGCGTTCTCATCATGCAAGCCATGCAAAAAAAGCGCTGCCCTGAAAAATTGAATATTCGAGGACCGAGCAATGGGGCGTCGGACATCGCGACTTTCCCGCCGGAACGATTATCGGCAAGGTTCAATTTTGGCGGGATCCGCTTTCGTCTGGCTATTTTGCACTTGCGCGCCTGCTTTGGCGGCGACGGCGAACGGCACATTACATGCTCATGCACATAAGCACGCCGTAAAACCGCGCGCCCCGCGCCGTGCCGCCACGCAGGGTGTCTCTCAGGCGTCGCGTCGCACACCGTCACATGCAGATATCGTGTCTCATTCCTCGCCGGAAGACGTTACGGTTCGCGTTGCGCATCGCGTCGGTTCTCATGGCGCGGTGCAGGCTGTAACGCGTAAAACGATGGATAATTTCGTCGCCGGCACAAGCCCGATCCAGATTCTGGCGTTGACGACCCCTGGCGTTAATTTCGGCTCGGATGATGCGTTTGGCCTCGATACAGTGGCCAACACACTCTACATCCGTGGCTTCAACCAAACGCAGATCGGCGTTTCGTTGGATGGCATCCCGATGGGCGGTCAGGGCTTCCATAACTGGAACGGCCTGGGCGTGGACCAGATGGAAATCCAGGAAAACATTTCCGGCATGACCATGTCGCAAGGGGCGGGCGCTTTGGATACGCCCTCCGCGCAGACATTGGGCGGCGCGCTGACCTTCTCCTCCTCCGATCCGCTCGATAAGGCGGGCGGTCGCGTCAGCCAGACATTCGGCAGCTACAAGGCGTTCCGTACCTTTGCCCGCGCCGATAGCGGCGTGCTGAATGAGACCGGCACGAAGTTTTATGCTTCTTACGCCCGCACGGCGCAGGATTTGTGGAAAGGCTACGGCGACCAGCAGGAGCACCAAGCTAATTTCAAGTTGGTGCAGCCGGTGGGCGATCGTGGGAAAATCACGGCGATTTTCGATTATTCCGACTTCATTCAATATAACTATTTAGGCCTGACCAAGAATATGTGGGAGAAGATGGGGCGCAACGCGACCTATCTGAAGCCGAACTATGCGCTATCGAAGCAATATGCGGGATATGCGCAGAACGGTGGTGTGCCGCCCGGGCTGGAAGGCGTTCTCACCAACGATGAAATCGGCGATTATGCTTATGACGGCACGCAGTCGCAGCGTAACTATCTTTCGGCCATTACTGGGGAATTCAAGATTTTCCCGAACGTGACGTCGAAGACGATCGCTTATGCGCATGTGACGAATGGCGATTACAGCGGCAGCAACCCGTTCCTGGTTTCGCCAACATCGCAGGTGCCGATGGTGAACGAGACCGGCCACCCCGATGTGCGTCGTCTCGGCTTTACGCAGAACTTCAACATCACTGCCGGTAAGAACGACATCAACACGGGCATCTGGTATGAAAACGATACCTTCAACTATCCGATGCGCATGTATGAAGATGGCGTGAACGAAGCCCACAATTCCAAAAGCGCCTTCAAAGCTTCGGAAGCCACGACGTGGTATTCGGACTCGTTCAATACCAATACGTTCCAGTTCTACCTGCAGGATACTTATCATATCATCCGGGGCATGACGGTTAGCGCAGGTTTCAAATCGCTGCTTCAAACTACGCATGGCGGCACCAGCTACGATGCGACGGAAGCTCTCGCGGCATGGAACACCTATTATAGCCATCCGGCCTCCGGTAGCCTGACGGCAGCCAATGCGTTCCTGCCGCATTTCAATTTCGATTATCACTTCCTGCATAATCACGAGATTTACTTCGACATCGCCGAGAATATGCGCGCTTACGATTACGGCCAGCAGAGCAGCGCCGGCACGGCCTGGGGCGCCTTGGGCACGTCATCGAACACCGCGCAATCCGTGTTCAATGCGAGCAAGAAATCGCTCCGCCCGGAGCGGACGTGGAATTACATCGTCGGTTATCGCTTCAATAGCGAATACATCTCGGCCAGCGCCGATTTCTATCATACCGATTATTATAACCGCCTTGCGGCGATCACCTCCGGCTCGACGTCAAACGTTTATGGCGCGTTCGTCAATGTCGGGCGTGAAACGATGAACGGCGCAGACGCAATGGCGGTGGTCCGTCCGATCCGCAACATGGAAATCACCAACAGCTTCAGCTGGAACGACGCCGAATATCAGGACACGCATTTGCCTTATGATGGCGGTTCTCTGAACATCAAAGGCAAGCATCAAGTCTATTATCCGAAATTCATGTATAAGGCGAACCTCGCTTATCATTGGGGCCGCGCCAGCTTTAACTTCAACGCGACGTACACCAGCGCACGTCCGATGACCTACATGAACGACGTGCATATCCCGGCCTATTGGACGTCCAATCTGAACGCCAGCTACAATTTCGGGAAGGTCGGTTTCGCTCAAAACATCAAGGCGGATTTCGGCATCACCAACCTGTTCAACCGGAACTATATCGGTGGCGTTTACGGGGCCGCTTCGGTCATGGGAGACGACAACGCCAATCTGTATGTCGCCGCTCCCCGCGAGTTCTTCGGCACCATCTCAGCGCAGTTCTAATTCTTCTTATATCGGCGTTATCCAAAAAGGCCCGCCAGTTTCCGGCGGGCCTTTTTGTATTTAGGCAGTACGGATAAGGCCTGAAGCGGGCTCCGGCTGCGGACCGGGAAAGATTATGGTCAAGGCGTGCCGTTTCATCCCCATATGATTGCACAAAACTCCGGATGTCACCGCGCGCAGATCGGTCGTCGGGGCGAGATCTCGATTTTCGAAAAGCTGAGATTGCTTCAGCCCCGGCCATGTGCCGCCAACCTTGCCGCCCGCCACGGCTCCGCCCGCAAGAAAAGCAAGGGTGCCGGTCCCGTGATCCGTGCCCCCAGTGCCGTTCATCCGGACCGTCCGGCCAAACTCGGTCATGACCAGCACCGCCGTATGCTTCCAGTTCTCACCAATCGATTGACGCAGTGCGGCGATGCCTCGGTCCAACTGGGCAAGCGGCCCGGAAAGGCGGCCAAGCTGCGCGGCGTGCGTGTCCCATCCGCCAATTTCCAACGCGGCGATGCGTGGGCCATGCGGATCGGCCAGCATTTCCCCGGCGGCGGTGGCCAAGCGCATGAAGGCATCCGGCTTCCGGCATGGTTCCGGCTTGAAAGCCGCGCTTCGTATGTCGGTTGCATCATCCGAGAAGCCGCGTGCTTTCATGCCGCTGCGAAAGGCCGGTCCTGTTACAGGATCGGAAGCGTTGAGCGCCATGATCTGGCTGTAAAGCGCCGCATCTGGATGCTGGCTTCCCGCAGGCGCGTAACTTCCGATGGCGGCGGGGCCGCGTAAAAGAAGCGGCACGGTCAGTCCCATGGCCAGACGATAACCATCAGGCCGTGATTGGCCCCGGCCCTGAAGCGCGGAGACAACACGATTCAGCCAGCCGCTATTCAGGCGGGTATCGGCGCCGCTTTCGAGATAATCCTGCGCTTCGAAATGAGACCGGCTGCGATAATGCCCCGCAACGGCATGAATGGGCGCCATTTCCCCAGCATTATAAAGCGCGTGCATGTTCTTGAGCGCCGGATGCAGCCCGTAAAATCCACCGAGATCGAGCAGACCGCCTTCCTGCCCAGGTTCGGGCAGCAGAAGACTCCGTCGGTGCGTCGCGATATCTGGATCGCCGTAGGGCGTGACGGCCGAAAGTCCATCCAGCGCCCCTCTGAGAATAACGACGACGAAGCGCGGATCGTCCGGGCCAGAAGCCGATCCGGCCAAGGCGAGGGAAGATCGCCCGAGCGACCAGCTTGCGGCTAACCCCAAAAGGGCGGAGCGACGACGAATCATCATGGGTCAACGCCTCTGAAATTCAGGGGAGGAAAAGAGCAGGGCGAGCGCATCTTGGCGCGAGCCCGCATGGTGCATGGCCGTAAGCGTCGTCTTGCGCAGGGCCGGGCCTAAAGCGGCGTGGGCGATTTCCATCGGATCGTCGGCGTGAGCGTGGGCCGCCATGCGCCATGACCAATCCGTGCGGGCCAGCATATCCGCCGGGGCCGACCAATCGGCGGCGCGATCACCCCACCCGTTGGGAAGTGGGGCCGACCATATGGGCTGCCCAAGTATGCCGCAGGCTGAGAACAATATATGCGCAGGAGAATGCGGATTATCCGGCGTGCTGGGCGCGCCGCCAAGCGATAAGGCGCGCATGACCGCCGTGGCGTAATCCATCGGTGAGCGAAACTTGCTGCCAGGTTTATGCGCGTCCGGCAGATCGGCCAGGGCGAGGGAGGTTTTCTGAAGATCTCCCCCGCTTTGTTGCAGAACGCCCGCAATATGCTCGACATCCTGCGGCAAGGGCTTATCGGAAATGAAATGGCTGACGAGTTGCGTGGCGATATGGCGATACGTGGCGGGATGGGTGCCGAGATAGTTCAAAGCCAGCAGCCCACCTTGCTCGCCTTCGGGAAAAACCTGCCCCATCACGTTTTTCTCGCCCGGTTCATGCGCTTTTTCGCGGAAGGAAAAACCGGGCCGGTCGGCTTTCATGTCAATGCCCCAGCCGGTGAGAATGGCGGCGAAGGACGTCACGTCCGCCTGCGTATAACCTCCCTGCGGCGAGACGGTGTGCAGTTCCAGGCATTCGCGGGCGAGGTTTTCGTTCAGCCCCCGGTGGTTCTTGCGCCCGATTGGGCTATTCGGGCCTATAGAGGAGGAATTATCGAGATACATCAACATGGCCGGATGCCGCATGACGGCGACGAGCATATCGACGAAGCGCCCCGTAACGTGCGGGCGGATCGCCTCGCGCATATAAGCGCCGACCACCGATCTGACGCTGCCTTGGCGGAGACTGACGGTGAAATGGTTGAACCAAAACCATGCCAGCCTTTCGCGAAAAGGCTGTTCCGTCAGTAAAAGATGATCGAGCTGCGTGGCGATTTCGGCCTGGAAAATCGGCTGGATCAGCGGATTTCCCGGCATCTTCGTCCGCCGTTGTTCGCGCAGCGCGATCAGCCCATCGGCGCTCGTGCCGACATTGAGAAAGTTCGCGGCATCCGTATTCTGCAATTGTTGCGCCAGCCAATCGCGGGCTGATCCGGTCGGTATCGCGCCAGGGCGTCCTCCCCAGCCGAATCTATTGGCGATACTGACGAACTGCATGGCATGTCCTCGCAGTGGCCGAGTGCAATAGCGATGAAAAATAAAGGATATTTACTCTCCTATCCGGTTATGGCCGAATCAGGACGTAAATGTTGCACTTCTTTGCAGTTGGATGACCGTAATATGACCATCTTCCAACTCATCCGAAATAAAACGACCCACTAACAAGAGAAGCGGTTTTCTGCTTTATCTCTGTTTCATCGAGAAAGAACGATCATGGGGGCTTTTCCTGCTTCGGCGATATTACGAATTTCAAGCCTTGCACGCTCGGGCCGAAACGGCCGCCCGGCAGACATGCGTTCCGGCTCGGCATCCAGGAAAAGAAGATAGAGAAGTATGATGTGGAATGGATTGACCGAGCTTGCCTTCGTCGTCATGCCGTTCTTGCTGGTAATCGCCTTTGTCTTGCGTCGTAAACGCGAGAGTCAGTTACGGGGAGCGGATGTGGAGATGCTGAATCAGGCGCAGGTGCAGACGCGCCGCTTGGAAGAACGCGTCGATCATCTCGAGCGTATTCTCGATGAAGACGTGCCGGGCTGGCGTACGCGAGCGACGACATGAGGGGAGCAGGGCGGATGTCAGGCGTTTTGCGGCAGGGCATTTTCTTTACGGCTGTAAGCGGCATGCTGGCGCTTGCGCCGCACGCCTATGCTCAGCATCAGACGGTTGCGGCGGAAGATTTGGATCTGAGTACGCCTTGCATCGGTCGGGTGCAGGTGAATGTCGATCCGGCCATGTCCAACGGCGTGTCGTTCGATGCTTCGGCCGCCAACGCGGCGCATGTGACGATTCGCACTGGCAAGAACGAAGGGGCGAGCAAAGTCATTATCGTGAGCAAGAGCTGCGCGCCGCACGCCGTTCTTTCCATTTTGGTCGCCCCGAATATCGGTGTTTCCATTCATGATAGTCACGACACGCATTTCGTCATCAACGGCACGCTGGCCTCTCTGGAAGCGAGCCTGGAATCCGGGCAGCTTGAGGCGGACACCATCCAATCGCTCGATCTAAGCCTACGTGGCACGGAGCAGGTCCATATCGCCAACCTCAACCGCGCGGCGCAGATCGTCGCCAGCGGGTCCGCCAGCCTGGTGGCAGATCGCGCTGAGTTGGACGCGCTTTCGGCGCAGCTTTCGGATTCCAGCCGCCTCAATATTCTGGATGGAAAATTCGATGCGTTGACATTGATGACGGAAGGCGGCGCAAGCGCCACCATCGGAGGCACCGCCAATACGGCGACCGTGAACGCCACGGGCAGCGGCTATGTCGCTATCCCGCGCGTGAGCGGCCCGCTGGCGCGTACGGGCACCGGGGCCGTGCAAGTCGGCCCTGCGCCACCTTCACCACCGCCATCGCCACCTCCGGCAGCACCGCCCCCACCGCCGCCCGCCAACACGGCTTCTCCCTCGCGCACGCCGACGCCGGAAGCGCCAGCACCGCTGCCACCTCAACAACCCGTTCCCGCAGCGCCCCAACCAGTGCCGCCCGCCACCGTCAACGCGCCGCCTTCAGCAAGCGCCCCAACGCCGAGCGAAACCGCGCCGCCCGCAAAGACGCCTGAGAGCAAAGCGGCACCGCCATCCGTGCCCGCATCTCCTGCGCCTTCAACCAAGCAGAATGCTCAGCCGCTGGATGAACATGCCGATGCTCTGGAGAAGCAGGAAAGCCGTTCTCCCGATGTCGCCACGCCCGCCCCTGCGCTGACAGCACCATCCGAGACGGCAAAGGAAAAGCCTTCTAACGAAGGCGATCAACCCAAGGCCGGGGCCATGCCGCAAGGAGGCAAGCAGCAACCATGATGTTGCGCCGTCTCCTGCCGTTGGGAGTCGTGCTCGCGTTCGCGCCTGCGGCTTATGCCGATCCAGCCTCGGATGTCGCAACCGCTATCGAAAATGCGCCGCATCGGCTGCATATCGATGCCACTTGCCTCTCCAATATTACGATCGCGGCACGGAACGATTTCTCTTCCACAGCGGATATGGAAGACGTGCCGGAGGGTATTTCGTTCCATTCGAATGACCGCGATGCCTGGCTGAGCGGCGCGGATTGTCATGGTGACGCGATTATCTACGCCCATCCCGGCGCCGCGTTGATCATTTCCCCAAGCGGGGCGGATATCAATATCAGCGGTTTGGTGAACAGCCCCATCTCGCTCACGACGGGAAACGGCAACGTCACGATCGATCGTGTCGGCAGTCTGCTGCTGCGCGCCCTGGGAGCGGGTGATGTCTCGATCGGCACGTTGTTTCAACGTGGCTTCATTTTCAATAATGGAAGCGGCGACATTACTCTCGGCACTGTCGCGACAGCCGATTTGATGGCTCTGCTCAATGGAAAGGGCGACATCACGATAGGCGGCGGCTTCGTCGGCCACATGCTGGTGCAAAATAACGATGCCGGTAATTTCGTCATGCGCGGGGTCGCAGGTACTGCGACCGTGATAACGCACGGCAAAGGCCATATCGCGCTGGAGCGTGTGACAGGGCTTTTGCATAAGCATACGGATGGCGGAGGCGTGGTTTCCGTGCGCTATGCACCTCCCGCCCAGGATGACGATGTCGGCCAGGAGATTCAAAGCGAGAATAACGGCATCGTGATTTTCTCGAACGGGACGCAAATCACAAGCCAGGGCGTGACCAACCCAGATGGCAGCGTCATCAATTTCGATGCGCTGGGCACGCCTGCCGCGTCTTCGAATTTCGCTGCGCCGTCCGCAACGCCTGCTTCCCCTGCGCCGCAAAGCCCTTCGGATACGGAACATTCCCCCGCTCGGCAGCAGAAATCGCATGGTTACTTAAGCGTTTTGCTCTTTTTGGTCGCGTTGCTCCTGCTTCGGCGATTGATCATGCCGTTTGCGCTGCGATGGATGGAAAAACACCGTCCCGACTGGGCGGAGAAATGGCGTCCGTTCCTCATGCCATCCGGGGCGTGGCAAAATCGAAATGCAAAGCCGCCCGCTTCCGATCCGGGCTTGGTGAAATTGACGCAACGTCTGCAACGGCTGGAGCCGCGGCTGGCGCAGTTGGAAGGCTATATGACCTCCTCGGCGTTTCAGTTGCGTCGTAAATCTCGCGGTTCGGATCGTAGCCGAACCTGACCGCACGGTTCATTCGCTTTGACGGAAACCGCAGGGCGCGCTAGGGCAGAAGAATGATCAAACTCGCGTCTCGTCGTCCGTGAATACTTTGCTCGATCCGATCGCGGCCATAGGTCGCGCCGTGCTGGGGATGTTGCGCAAATCCGGCGCATTGGCGTTGTTCGCCTTGGCGGGATTGTCGCACTTGCTGCGGCCGCCCTTCTATTGGGGGGTGTTCTTCAACTGCCTGATCGAAATCGCTTTCTACTCCCTGCCTGTCGTGGCGTTGACGGCGATTTTCTCCGGCGGCGTGATCGCGCTGCAATCTTATACCGGATTCTCGCAATATCATGTGCAAAGCGCCATCGCGGGAATCGTGGTGCTGGCGGTCGTGCGTGAATTAGGCCCGGTTCTGGCAGGATTGATGGTCGCCGGGCGCGTGGGCGCTGCGATGTCCGCCGAAATCGGCACCATGCGCGTGACGGATCAGATCGACGCGCTGCGCACCCTTTCCACCGATCCGATGAAATATTTGGTCGCGCCACGGCTTTTGGCGGGTGCGCTGGCGCTGCCGTTCTTGGTGTTCATCGCCGATATTCTTGGAGTGATGGGCGGCTTTACCGTTTCCGTCTCCAAGCTCGGTTTCGCGCCCGATGCCTATATTCAGGCGACGTTCAACGCAGTCAAACCGCTGGATGTCATGGTCGGCTTGGTCAAGGCGGCGGTGTTCGGCTTCCTGATTGCGCTGATGGGTTGCTATCATGGCTATACCAGCCGGGGCGGTGCCGAGGGCGTCGGTTCGGCGACGACGGCGGCCGTGGTGGCGGCGTCCATCCTGCTGTTGGCGTTTGATTACCTCCTGACGGATTTGTTCTTCGCGCAATGACAGCCCAACCGAAAATCCGTATTCGCGGTCTAAAGAAGTCCTTCGGTTCCAAACGCGTGCTGGATGGCGTCGATCTGGATGTCGAACTGGGCACGTCTTTCGTCATCATCGGCGGGTCTGGCAGTGGGAAGTCCGTATTGCTGCGCTGCATTTTGGGCCTGATCGAGCCGGATGAAGGCAGCATCGAAATCGATGGCGTGGACGTGTTGCGGGTGCCCGGAGCACAGCGCGAACAACTCGTTCAGCAAATCGGCATGTTGTTCCAAAACGGCGCGCTGTTCGACAGCATGAGCGTGGCGGACAATATCGCTTTCGGCCTGCGCGCCAAGGGGCGTGAAAAAACGGCCCGCCCGACCAAGGCGCAGGCGCGTGTGCAGGCGGGCGAAATCCTCAAACAGGTCGGGCTGGATCCCTCCGTCGGCGCTTTGTCGCCCTCCGAATTATCCGGTGGTATGCAAAAGCGCGTCGGGCTGGCACGCGCCATTGCCGGAACGCCGAAAGTACTGTTCTTCGATGAACCGACGACAGGCCTGGACCCAATCATGGGCGCGGTGATCGACGGCCTGATCGTCGATTGCGTCAAGCGCCTCGGCAGCACGGCAATCGCCATCACCCACGATATGGCTTCGGCGCAGCGTATCGGCGACAAGGCGGCGATGCTTTATCACGGCAAGTTGGTGTGGCAGGGTTTGGCCTCGGAACTGATGAATAGCGGTAACCCGATGGTCGATCAGTTCACGCATGGGCGTCGCGAAGGGCCGATTACCATGGAACTCCGGCGCTAAAGCTGCTTCCCAATACTGAATTTATTTTAAAGCGTCACGACAACGGTAGGTGGCGCCTTTTTGATTGATCTTCTCGTGGTGAAGGCTAGCCTGCTCGCGTTCATGAACGACATTGCGCGATAGAGACATTATGAGAAAATCATTTTTGATCCTTGTTTTGGGTTTGGGCGGCACATTCACCAGTGCTCAAGCAAGTGACAGCGCAGTCCTACAAAGCATGTTGGATGGTTGTTACGCTGGTACGAAAAGCTGCGTGATCGATCTGCATGGCGCGACCAAAACCTTGACCAAGGCGCTTCGCATCAATCCTGAGCGGGCAACGATCCGCAATGCGACCTTCGAATGTCGCATGACATCGGGTACATGCCTCTATATCTCGCAAGATGGTTTTCCCCATCATGATCCGATGACGATCAATCGCTTAGAGGGAATTACATTACTGGGCAACAAGTCCATAGACGGTATAACGATGAACTATACCGATGATCATAATTTCAATACCAATGCAGCCATCACCCTCTCCAGTGTTTCCATTCAAGGATTTAACAAAGGTATTTCTTTCGGCAATAATGTTTGGAGCGTTGACATGTTCAACGTTATTATCGGGAATGGAAATATAGGTATCTATACGCAACCGAACGTGCATAGCGCCGGAGAAAGATCGACCTTCTCCGGTGGGACGATCTACAACAACGCGGTTGCCGGTCTCGATGAAGAATCATGCTGGGAGTTCGACTTCGAAGGTACGAGCTTCGATTTCAACGAGCAACAAATGATTTTAAAAGGCGAGACGTCTTTCACGGGGCACATTGAAAATAAAGATACCGGCAAACCGGAAATCGTTCTCGGTGCGCTGGTCGGCGTTCCCGCAGGGTCTCTTTACATGAGTGCAGGCTCCAGCATTACCGTCGATGAATGGGACGCCAAACACCCCAAACAGCCTTGTTACGTGCAGACAAGCCTTTCCTATAACAACATTAAATTTCCGGCGACGATTTACGGCGTTGGTGGCACTCAGGGCGCGGTTTGCGGCCCGGGCACCGCTGTAAATTGGACCGGCCAGCCTTTTTCCGAAAAATAAAACCAGCGTCGTTTATCGTGTCTCATGATCCGAAG from Kozakia baliensis encodes:
- a CDS encoding DUF1800 domain-containing protein; its protein translation is MQFVSIANRFGWGGRPGAIPTGSARDWLAQQLQNTDAANFLNVGTSADGLIALREQRRTKMPGNPLIQPIFQAEIATQLDHLLLTEQPFRERLAWFWFNHFTVSLRQGSVRSVVGAYMREAIRPHVTGRFVDMLVAVMRHPAMLMYLDNSSSIGPNSPIGRKNHRGLNENLARECLELHTVSPQGGYTQADVTSFAAILTGWGIDMKADRPGFSFREKAHEPGEKNVMGQVFPEGEQGGLLALNYLGTHPATYRHIATQLVSHFISDKPLPQDVEHIAGVLQQSGGDLQKTSLALADLPDAHKPGSKFRSPMDYATAVMRALSLGGAPSTPDNPHSPAHILFSACGILGQPIWSAPLPNGWGDRAADWSAPADMLARTDWSWRMAAHAHADDPMEIAHAALGPALRKTTLTAMHHAGSRQDALALLFSSPEFQRR
- the pspB gene encoding envelope stress response membrane protein PspB produces the protein MTELAFVVMPFLLVIAFVLRRKRESQLRGADVEMLNQAQVQTRRLEERVDHLERILDEDVPGWRTRATT
- a CDS encoding TonB-dependent receptor family protein; the protein is MGRRTSRLSRRNDYRQGSILAGSAFVWLFCTCAPALAATANGTLHAHAHKHAVKPRAPRRAATQGVSQASRRTPSHADIVSHSSPEDVTVRVAHRVGSHGAVQAVTRKTMDNFVAGTSPIQILALTTPGVNFGSDDAFGLDTVANTLYIRGFNQTQIGVSLDGIPMGGQGFHNWNGLGVDQMEIQENISGMTMSQGAGALDTPSAQTLGGALTFSSSDPLDKAGGRVSQTFGSYKAFRTFARADSGVLNETGTKFYASYARTAQDLWKGYGDQQEHQANFKLVQPVGDRGKITAIFDYSDFIQYNYLGLTKNMWEKMGRNATYLKPNYALSKQYAGYAQNGGVPPGLEGVLTNDEIGDYAYDGTQSQRNYLSAITGEFKIFPNVTSKTIAYAHVTNGDYSGSNPFLVSPTSQVPMVNETGHPDVRRLGFTQNFNITAGKNDINTGIWYENDTFNYPMRMYEDGVNEAHNSKSAFKASEATTWYSDSFNTNTFQFYLQDTYHIIRGMTVSAGFKSLLQTTHGGTSYDATEALAAWNTYYSHPASGSLTAANAFLPHFNFDYHFLHNHEIYFDIAENMRAYDYGQQSSAGTAWGALGTSSNTAQSVFNASKKSLRPERTWNYIVGYRFNSEYISASADFYHTDYYNRLAAITSGSTSNVYGAFVNVGRETMNGADAMAVVRPIRNMEITNSFSWNDAEYQDTHLPYDGGSLNIKGKHQVYYPKFMYKANLAYHWGRASFNFNATYTSARPMTYMNDVHIPAYWTSNLNASYNFGKVGFAQNIKADFGITNLFNRNYIGGVYGAASVMGDDNANLYVAAPREFFGTISAQF
- a CDS encoding DUF1501 domain-containing protein, which encodes MMIRRRSALLGLAASWSLGRSSLALAGSASGPDDPRFVVVILRGALDGLSAVTPYGDPDIATHRRSLLLPEPGQEGGLLDLGGFYGLHPALKNMHALYNAGEMAPIHAVAGHYRSRSHFEAQDYLESGADTRLNSGWLNRVVSALQGRGQSRPDGYRLAMGLTVPLLLRGPAAIGSYAPAGSQHPDAALYSQIMALNASDPVTGPAFRSGMKARGFSDDATDIRSAAFKPEPCRKPDAFMRLATAAGEMLADPHGPRIAALEIGGWDTHAAQLGRLSGPLAQLDRGIAALRQSIGENWKHTAVLVMTEFGRTVRMNGTGGTDHGTGTLAFLAGGAVAGGKVGGTWPGLKQSQLFENRDLAPTTDLRAVTSGVLCNHMGMKRHALTIIFPGPQPEPASGLIRTA
- a CDS encoding multidrug effflux MFS transporter translates to MDCFSVSCSSQTSTPFRLSRGQIILLGLVSTIGPLSTDMYLPAFPELERDLGHGAGSAQITLAAWFVGLAVGQFCLGPLSDRFGRRHPLLAGLLIYMVASALLAVTSNYTVFCCLRFITALGGSISSVAPRAIVRDVATGREAVKLMSQLTLVFGVGPILAPSLGSILLEFGSWRLIFWAGAVAALLLFLSCLLILPDTLPPQHRNALPPVEILRRYISLAKEPVFISAALLSSFSTFVMFAYLSNAPQLFEHLLGFTPHAFAVFFGINAGGFILATQINGYLSHKFAFTRVMEGALAASLMFGLLLLAVSSTSWVGVHNPWPICALIMCTTFTLGFIGPNATVLALSHHGHQAASASALMGTLAFGLGGISGFLMSFLPPNQLSSTAFGMLTGIIGMGLCNFWRRRNEAVADQ
- a CDS encoding head GIN domain-containing protein; this translates as MSGVLRQGIFFTAVSGMLALAPHAYAQHQTVAAEDLDLSTPCIGRVQVNVDPAMSNGVSFDASAANAAHVTIRTGKNEGASKVIIVSKSCAPHAVLSILVAPNIGVSIHDSHDTHFVINGTLASLEASLESGQLEADTIQSLDLSLRGTEQVHIANLNRAAQIVASGSASLVADRAELDALSAQLSDSSRLNILDGKFDALTLMTEGGASATIGGTANTATVNATGSGYVAIPRVSGPLARTGTGAVQVGPAPPSPPPSPPPAAPPPPPPANTASPSRTPTPEAPAPLPPQQPVPAAPQPVPPATVNAPPSASAPTPSETAPPAKTPESKAAPPSVPASPAPSTKQNAQPLDEHADALEKQESRSPDVATPAPALTAPSETAKEKPSNEGDQPKAGAMPQGGKQQP